A stretch of Mus caroli chromosome 5, CAROLI_EIJ_v1.1, whole genome shotgun sequence DNA encodes these proteins:
- the LOC115031116 gene encoding uncharacterized protein LOC115031116, with translation MGVGNAGTHRTYLKPSSASYALLCPMESSLPLESQRHQAERGSSARPGEKESAHFSFSLCTQNALSPFIPVSGPSPDRLRKLFFVQTLLCVRGTRKLVFVQTLLCVRGTLEVAGKRTLALFTDPRGRDQSARAGLGGRRFFVRSSLPSLPPRADAPAPLSRFFLFSPPFPFLFFSFFPLPPFHHFPSEAFPSGRGRAGLTPRLSPAPAALWREGAPSSPGHQRRRLEERDRRRRPRAQGHHGISSLSDPSAAAVRPARVPAPAGPVCPLLPPQTARPWSRAPRRRAPRIMRW, from the exons ATGGGGGTGGGAAATGCAGGCACACATAGAACCTACTTAAAACCCTCCAGTGCTTCCTACGCCCTGCTGTGCCCTATGGAATCCTCTCTGCCCCTCGAGTCTCAGAGGCAT CAGGCGGAGAGGGGTTCTTCCGCGCGCCCGGGGGAAAAAGAGTCCGCgcacttttccttctctttgtgcaCACAAAACGCACTTTCCCCTTTCATCCCAGTCTCAGGGCCTTCCCCAGATCGTCTCCGGAAGCTCTTCTTTGTTCAAACTCTCCTGTGCGTCCGTGGGACACGGAAGCTCGTCTTTGTTCAAACTCTCCTATGCGTCCGTGGGACACTGGAGGTGGCCGGGAAGAGAACACTGGCGTTGTTTACAGACCCGCGCGGCCGAGATCAGTCCGCGAGGGCGGGGCTAGGCGGCCGGCGCTTTTTTGTAcgctcctccctccccagccttccCCCGCGAGCGGACGCGCCAGCGCCTCTGTCTcgctttttcttattttctccccctttccccttccttttcttttctttttttccccttccccccttccaCCATTTCCCCTCGGAGGCGTTTCCCTCGGGCAGGGGCAGAGCCGGCCTCACCCCGCGCCTCTCCCCGGCCCCCGCCGCCCTATGGCGAGAGGGCGCCCCCTCCTCACCCGGGCACCAGCGGCGGCGGTTGGAGGAGCGGGACCGGCGGCGGCGGCCTCGGGCCCAGGGTCATCATGGAATTAGTTCGCTGAGTGACCCCTCGGCCGCAGCCGTGCGTCCCGCCCGAGTACCCGCGCCCGCCGGCCCGGTttgccctcttctccctcctcagaCGGCCCGGCCCTGGTCCCGCGCGCCCCGCCGCCGCGCGCCGAGGATCATGAGGTGGTAA